The sequence GTACAACCAGCCGCCGCATCCGAAGGTCAATCCGGCGTGACACATGGGGCAGGATGACCACCGTGGTGGAGATCAGCTTCCTGACCGAATCCGACCGGGCCCGCTGGGAAGAACTCGCCCGCGGCAAGGACACCCACTTCGCCGTCGAGCGTGGTGACGGTGACTACGAACGCACCTGGCGGCGCCTGCTCGGCGACGACCGCGTTCACGGGATCGCCGCCCGGCTGGACGGCGCGATCGTCGGTGTCGCGCACTACCTGTTCCACGCCAGTGTCTGGTACGCCGGGAAGTGCTACCTGGCGGACCTCTTCGTGGACCCGGCCGTCCGGCGCCGGGGTGTCGCGACGGCGATGATCGACTGGGTGGCTCGGGAAGCCGAACAGCGCGGCTTCCCGAGCCTGTACTGGAACACCCTCGCCGACGCCCCGGCCCGCGCGCTCTACGACAAGGTGGGCATGTACCACGACGGGTTCATCCACTACAGCTACCGGCGCGGTTGATCCAGGCCGAGGTGCTCGCGCAGGGTCGTGCCCGTGTACTCCGTGCGGAACGAGCCGCGCTCCTGCAGCAGCGGAACCACCGTGTCGGCGAACTCGTCCAGGCCGCCCGGGGTCACGTGCGGGACGAGGATGAACCCGTCGCTCGCGTCGGCCTGCACCAGCTCGTCGATCGCGTCGGCGACCGTCGTCGGGGAACCGATGAACGTCTGGCGGGCGGTGACCTCGATGATCAGCTCGCGGATCGACAGGTTCTTCGCCTCCGCCAGCTGCCGCCACTCGCGCGCCGTGGCCAGCGGGTCGCGGTACATCCGGACGCTCGCGCGGCCGCGGGCGATCGTGTGGTCGCCGAGGACCGGGTCGGACTCGGGGAGCGGGCCGTCCGGGTCGTAGCCGCTCAGGTCGGTGTTCCACAGCTGCTCGAGGAACTTGATCGCGGTCTGCCCGCTGACCTGCTGCCGCCGGACGACGTGGGCGCGTTCGTGGGCGTCGGCGTCGGTGTCGCCGAGGACGAACGTCGCCGCGGGCAGGATCACCAGCTGCTCCGGGGTCCGGCCGTACTTCGCGAGCCTGCCCTTGACGTCGGAGTAGAACGCCTGACCGGCTTCGAGGGTGCCGTAGCGGCTGAAGATCGCGTCGGCGGTCGCCGCGGCGAACTCGCGGCCCTCCTCCGAATCGCCGGCCTGGATGATCACCGGGCGGCCCTGGGGGCTGCGCGGCACCGGGAACCGGCCTTCGATGTCGAAGTGCGCGTCGTGGTGGGCGAACGCGCCCGCGGCCGGGTCCCGCAGGAACACGCCGCTGCCGGCGTCGGCGGCGATCTCGTCGCCGCGCCAGGAATCGAACAGCTCCCACGCCGTGCGCAGGAACGTCTCCGCGCGCTCGTAGCGCTGGTCCTGCGGGAGGAACCCGCCGCGGCGGAAGTTCTCGCCGGTGAAGGCGTCCCACGACGTCACGACGTTCCAGGCCGCGCGCCCGGCCGAGAGGTGGTCCAGCGAGGCGAACTGGCGGGCGACCTCGAACGGCTCGTTGAACGTCGAGTTGATCGTGCCGGCCAGCCCGAGCCGCTCGGTGACCGCCGCCAGCGCGGACAGCACGGTGAACGTGTCCGGGCGGCCGACGACGTCGAGGTCGTAGATCTCCCCGTTCTGCTCGCGCAGCCGCAGGCCCTCGGCCAGGAAGAAGAAGTCGAACTTCGCGCGCTCGGCGGTCTGCGCGAGCTTGACGAACGAGCTGAACTCGATGTGGCTGCCCGCCTCCGGGTCGCTCCACACGGTCGTGTTGTTGACGCCGGGGAAGTGCGCCGCGAGGTGGATCTGCTTGCGGGTCATCTCGGGCCTCTCAGACGGCGGCGTAGCGGTTGGCCGGGCGGGCAAGGCCGAGCAGCCCGCGCAGGGTGCTCGCCTCGTACCCGGTGCGGAAGGCCCCGCGGCCCCGCAGCTCGGGCACCAGTCCCCGGGTGATGGCGGTCAGGTCGTGCGGCACCGCGCCCGGCCGCAGCCGGAAGCCGGACAGGCCCGCGCCCTGCCAGTCGAGCAGGAGGTCCGCGAGCCCGGCCGGGGTCCCGGTGAAGACGTGCGCGTCGGAGGTGTACTCCTCGCCGGCCAGCTCGTCGAGCCGCGCCTTGCGGTCCTTGGCCGCCTGCTCGGTCTCCCCGAGGAACACGACGACGTCGCCGAAGACGTGCAGCGTCTCGGCGCCGCGGCCGGCGAGGTCCTGCTCGTCGCGCACCTCGGCGACGATCGACGCGGCCTGCGCGCGGTGCGCCGGCGTCACGTAGACGACGTCGGCCGAGCGGGCCGCGAGCCGGTACGGGACGGCGGCGTGGGCCAGCGCGGTGACCGGCGGCTGGCCCTGCGGCGGCCGCGGCGTGATCGACGGGCCCTTGACGGAGAACCAGCGGCCCTCGAAGTCGATGTAGTGCAGCTTCTCCCGGTCGACGAACCGGCCGGTCGCGACGTCGCGGATCTCGGCGTCGTCCTCCCAGCTGTCCCACAGCCGGCGCAGCACCTCGACGTAGTCCGCGGCCTCGTCGAACAGGTCGCGCAGCGGGCTCGGCCGGCCCGGCTCGGCGGCGTCCTCGAGCCGGAACTCGCCGAACTCGCGGCGCCCGAAGTGCCGGTTGTCCTCGGCGCGCCCGGCGACCTGCACGCGGACACCCGCGCGGCCGCCGCTGACGTAGTCGAGCGTGGCGATCGCCTTGGACAGGTGAAACGGCTCGGTGTGCGTGACGACGGCGGTCGGCACCAGCCCGATGTGCGAGGTCAACGGCGCGACGCGGGCGGCGATCAGCACCGCGTCGAGCCGTCCCTGGACGATGCCGTCCCGCTCGCCCGGCCGGTCGAGCGGGTGCACGGTCTGCAGGGCGAGGGAGTCTTCCAGGGTGACGAAGTCCAGCTGGCCGGCCTCGGCTTCGCGGACCACGTCGGTCCAGTAGCCCGCGGTGAGCAGCTCGCCGGGCCGCGCCCCCGGCTCCCGCCAGGCGGCGGGGTGCCACCCGGCCCCGTCCAGCGCTACGGCGATCCGTGGTCCTGTCATCCCGGCTTCCCTTCTCTCGGCCCGTACCCGCAGTCTGCGCCGGTTCCCGCGGGGTGGGGTGGCGTGGCCAGTGGCTGGGACGAGCCGGGGGCCGGGGAATAAACCACGGGGTCAGCCGACCTCGGTCAGCTTCCCGGTGGCGACGTCGAAGACGAACCCGCGCACGGATGGACTTCTTGAACTCGTCGTCGGTGAAGGTGAGCATGCCGCAGTCGGTGTGGTGGATGAGGATGATCTCCTCGGTGCCGAGCAGCCGCTGGCTGATGGCGAGCGAGCGGATCTCGTCCTCGGTGACGACGCCGCCGGCGTTGCGGATGACGTGCGCTTCGCCTTCTCGCAGGCCGAGCACGCCGCAGACGTTGATGCGGGCGTCCATGCAGGCGAGCACGGCGACGTGCTTGGCGGGAGGCAGCGGCCGGGTGAAGTCGCCCACGCAACCGTGCCCACCACCTGGACCGTCCACAAAGGACCTCGGTTCCGCTCCGTGGACATCCTGGCCGCCCCTCACGCCGATCCCGACAATCCCCGCATGACGAGCGACGAGACGGCCTACGACCGGACCCGCGTGGCGCAGTGGCGGGACGGGCGGGCCCGGATGCCCGGCCTCAACCGGCGAGACCTCCTGCGGCTGACCGCGGCCGGCGGCCTCGCCCTGGCCGCGGGCACGGCCGTGCCGGCGGTGGCCGCCGCCGAGGGTGGGCCGATCGTGAAGCCGTTGCCGCCGGAGCTGTTCGACGTCTACGGCAGCAACGCCGAGACCCGCTGGGAATCGATGCGCGACCAGGGCTACCTCACCCCGGTCGACCGGTTCTTCGTCCGCGACCACACCTCGACGCCCGTGCTCGACGCCGCCACCTGGCGGCTGAAGCTCTTCGGCTCGGGCCTGCGCGGCGCGCCGACGGCCGCGGCGCCGATCGAGCTGTCCTACCGCGAGCTGCGTGCCCTGCCCGAGGAAACGATCACCGCGTTCGTCGAATGCACCGGCAACGGCCGCAGCTTCTTCGGCAGCCAGCAGGGGCAGGCCGTCAGCGGGACGGCGTGGAAGCTGGGCGCGGTCGGGGTGGCGCGCTGGCGCGGCGTCCGGCTCGCGACGGTGCTCGCGCGGGCCGGGCTGACCCGCGACGCCGTCGACGTCCTGCCGGAGGGACTCGACCCGGACTACGTCGCGGCGGGGGTGAACCTCGGCAAGGTGCGGCGGCCGCTGCCGGTGGGCAAGGCGCTGCAGGACACCTTGCTGGCCTACGAGATGAACGGGCAGCCGCTGCCGCCCGACCACGGTTTCCCGGTGCGGCTCGTGGTGCCGTCGTGGGCCGGGATCGCGTCGATCAAGTGGCTCGGCCGGATCGAGGTCTCCGCGACGCCGCTGGTGTCGCCGTGGAACACGCAGTTCTACCGGCTGCTGGGCCCGGACTACCCCGCCGAGGGCACGCTCGTCACCGAACAGGTGGTCAAAAGCGCGTTCGAACTCCCGTGGGGCGCGACCCTCGCGGCCGGGCAGCGGCAGGTGCTGCGCGGCCGGTCCTGGTCGGGCCACGGCCGGATCCGCCGGGTCGAGGTCAGCACGGACGGCGTCGCGTGGCAGCCCGCGAGACCGGTCGGCGCGGCGCTCGACCGCGGCTGGCTGCGGTGGGAGTTCCCGTGGCGGCCCCGCACGGCCGGGCCGTACACCCTGCGGGCGCGCGCCACCGACGTCACCGGCGCGCGGCAGCCCGACGTCACGCCGTACAACACGCAGGGCTACCTGTTCGGCGCGGTCGTCCGGCACCCCGTGACGGTGGCCTAGCGGTGGGTTTCCATGGCCGCCTCCTTCCTGCCGCGCTTCGACGGTAGGAAGGAACGGCGGGAAGAAAGCTCACCGGTGCAGTGAAAAAATCCCCGGCAACGCCCCTTGACAACCGTGCCCGGCCGAACGAGCCCGCGCGTTCAGCGGATGCGGCGGGCCCGTTCCGAGGCAATTCCGCACCACCACTGGCCCCGCGGCACGGCGCGTTGTTCCCTGGGGGCGGGAGGGCGTGCGATGCGACGGGTGAGCGCGGGACGGCGAGCGGGCTGGCTGCTGCGGACGAACCGCGTGCTGGGCGCCCGGTCGCGGTACCGCCGGCTCCCCGCTTTCGCCGCGGATTTCGACGCCGACGGCGTGACCCCGCCGGTGTCCGTGAGCACGCTGTCCCGCTGGGAGAACCGCGTCACGACGGTGCCGGGCGCGGCGGTGCGGCGCTACGAACGGATGCTCGGCCTGCGTCCCGGGCTCCTCGTCGCGGCCAACGACACCGTCGCGCGCTACCTCACGCCGCCGGCCCAGGCCGTCCCGCCGTGGGCGCGGCACCGGCGGCCGAACCCGGGGGCGCCGCTGGACGAACTGGTCGACCTGGCTGTGACCGAAGCCGTTCTCGGCAGCGAGGAATGGGATCGCCTGACCGAGCTCCTCGCCGGCCGGCCGCAGCTGATCCTGAGTCCCGCGTCGACCTGGCAGCGGCTGTCGGAACGGCTGCTGACCGAGATGTGCATCGCGGACGGCGTTTCGTGGATGCGCCGCGCCGAGGCGTTCCACCGGCTCATCGTGCACCCGGTCGGCCAGCGGGCGGCGATGGCCGCGGCCGCCGCCGCGGCGGCGGACACCTCCGCGCAGAGCCTGATCGGCACCCTCGGCGTGTTCAGCGCGAGCGCCCACCCCGCCGCGAGCTCGTCGGTCGTGCGGCACCTCACCGACCCGCTGACCGACCGGACCTTCTACGGGGCCCTGCTGACCAGCGCCAAGAAGCTGCGGTTCGG is a genomic window of Amycolatopsis lexingtonensis containing:
- a CDS encoding GNAT family N-acetyltransferase — protein: MTTVVEISFLTESDRARWEELARGKDTHFAVERGDGDYERTWRRLLGDDRVHGIAARLDGAIVGVAHYLFHASVWYAGKCYLADLFVDPAVRRRGVATAMIDWVAREAEQRGFPSLYWNTLADAPARALYDKVGMYHDGFIHYSYRRG
- a CDS encoding LLM class flavin-dependent oxidoreductase, which translates into the protein MTGPRIAVALDGAGWHPAAWREPGARPGELLTAGYWTDVVREAEAGQLDFVTLEDSLALQTVHPLDRPGERDGIVQGRLDAVLIAARVAPLTSHIGLVPTAVVTHTEPFHLSKAIATLDYVSGGRAGVRVQVAGRAEDNRHFGRREFGEFRLEDAAEPGRPSPLRDLFDEAADYVEVLRRLWDSWEDDAEIRDVATGRFVDREKLHYIDFEGRWFSVKGPSITPRPPQGQPPVTALAHAAVPYRLAARSADVVYVTPAHRAQAASIVAEVRDEQDLAGRGAETLHVFGDVVVFLGETEQAAKDRKARLDELAGEEYTSDAHVFTGTPAGLADLLLDWQGAGLSGFRLRPGAVPHDLTAITRGLVPELRGRGAFRTGYEASTLRGLLGLARPANRYAAV
- a CDS encoding NtaA/DmoA family FMN-dependent monooxygenase (This protein belongs to a clade of FMN-dependent monooxygenases, within a broader family of flavin-dependent oxidoreductases, the luciferase-like monooxygenase (LMM) family, some of whose members use coenzyme F420 rather than FMN.), whose translation is MTRKQIHLAAHFPGVNNTTVWSDPEAGSHIEFSSFVKLAQTAERAKFDFFFLAEGLRLREQNGEIYDLDVVGRPDTFTVLSALAAVTERLGLAGTINSTFNEPFEVARQFASLDHLSAGRAAWNVVTSWDAFTGENFRRGGFLPQDQRYERAETFLRTAWELFDSWRGDEIAADAGSGVFLRDPAAGAFAHHDAHFDIEGRFPVPRSPQGRPVIIQAGDSEEGREFAAATADAIFSRYGTLEAGQAFYSDVKGRLAKYGRTPEQLVILPAATFVLGDTDADAHERAHVVRRQQVSGQTAIKFLEQLWNTDLSGYDPDGPLPESDPVLGDHTIARGRASVRMYRDPLATAREWRQLAEAKNLSIRELIIEVTARQTFIGSPTTVADAIDELVQADASDGFILVPHVTPGGLDEFADTVVPLLQERGSFRTEYTGTTLREHLGLDQPRR
- a CDS encoding sulfite oxidase, yielding MTSDETAYDRTRVAQWRDGRARMPGLNRRDLLRLTAAGGLALAAGTAVPAVAAAEGGPIVKPLPPELFDVYGSNAETRWESMRDQGYLTPVDRFFVRDHTSTPVLDAATWRLKLFGSGLRGAPTAAAPIELSYRELRALPEETITAFVECTGNGRSFFGSQQGQAVSGTAWKLGAVGVARWRGVRLATVLARAGLTRDAVDVLPEGLDPDYVAAGVNLGKVRRPLPVGKALQDTLLAYEMNGQPLPPDHGFPVRLVVPSWAGIASIKWLGRIEVSATPLVSPWNTQFYRLLGPDYPAEGTLVTEQVVKSAFELPWGATLAAGQRQVLRGRSWSGHGRIRRVEVSTDGVAWQPARPVGAALDRGWLRWEFPWRPRTAGPYTLRARATDVTGARQPDVTPYNTQGYLFGAVVRHPVTVA